A genomic segment from Chitinophagales bacterium encodes:
- a CDS encoding heavy-metal-associated domain-containing protein, whose protein sequence is MKFSNILFVFLFVFSFSAFADNANGKKTIEIHVDGICEMCEKRIEDAVYKLKGIQYADWQIESKMLTVTYKSNKVSQEEIEKAIIAVGHDTENFTSPDSAYNKIHNCCKYREMDSH, encoded by the coding sequence ATGAAATTTTCAAATATTTTATTCGTATTCCTATTCGTGTTTTCTTTTTCAGCATTTGCTGACAATGCCAATGGCAAAAAAACCATTGAAATTCATGTTGATGGCATTTGCGAAATGTGTGAAAAACGCATAGAAGATGCTGTTTACAAACTAAAAGGCATCCAATATGCAGACTGGCAAATAGAAAGTAAAATGCTAACTGTAACCTACAAAAGCAACAAAGTCTCTCAGGAAGAGATCGAAAAAGCTATTATAGCTGTAGGACATGATACAGAAAATTTTACAAGTCCAGATTCTGCTTACAACAAAATACACAACTGTTGTAAATACAGGGAAATGGACAGCCACTAA
- the pyrF gene encoding orotidine-5'-phosphate decarboxylase has product MTRQVLIDQILKKRSFLSVGLDSDIDKIPEHLKKEKDPLFAFNKAIIDATHEYCVAYKLNIAFYEALGVSGWESMEKTIAYIPENILKIADAKRGDIGNTSEKYAEAFFDKLKFDAITLSPYMGEDTVKPFLAYKNKWSIILALTSNKSSADFQYDENNKESQPLFEKVTKKISEWGTPENTMLVVGATHPESFKKIRAIVPDYFLLVPGVGAQGGSLSQITKAGMNKDCGLLVNSSRGIIYAGKGNDFQEAAKNAAAQMQKEMELLLRENSLVK; this is encoded by the coding sequence ATGACCAGACAGGTTTTAATTGATCAAATACTTAAGAAGCGATCATTTCTTTCTGTTGGATTGGATTCAGATATTGACAAAATTCCTGAACATCTCAAAAAAGAGAAAGACCCGCTTTTTGCCTTTAATAAAGCAATAATAGATGCTACCCATGAATATTGTGTAGCCTACAAGCTAAACATTGCATTTTACGAAGCTCTGGGAGTCTCGGGCTGGGAAAGCATGGAGAAAACCATAGCTTACATTCCTGAAAACATCCTGAAAATAGCAGATGCTAAAAGAGGTGATATTGGCAATACCAGCGAGAAATATGCAGAGGCTTTTTTTGACAAACTCAAATTTGATGCAATTACACTCTCTCCCTATATGGGCGAAGATACAGTAAAACCATTTTTGGCCTATAAAAACAAGTGGTCTATTATTCTCGCTTTAACATCCAATAAAAGCAGTGCAGATTTTCAATACGATGAAAACAATAAAGAAAGCCAGCCACTGTTTGAGAAAGTCACCAAAAAAATCAGTGAATGGGGCACTCCTGAAAACACAATGCTCGTAGTTGGTGCCACACACCCCGAATCTTTCAAAAAAATAAGAGCTATTGTTCCCGACTACTTCCTACTCGTTCCAGGTGTAGGTGCACAGGGCGGCAGTCTTTCGCAAATTACCAAAGCAGGCATGAATAAAGATTGTGGTTTACTGGTAAATTCCTCCCGAGGTATTATCTATGCTGGAAAGGGAAATGATTTTCAGGAAGCTGCAAAAAATGCAGCCGCTCAAATGCAGAAGGAAATGGAGCTTTTACTCAGGGAAAATAGTCTCGTGAAATAA
- a CDS encoding NifU family protein, whose amino-acid sequence MSDFNKYSQLWQEVDRALESMRPYLKKDGGNIEIVEITADKVVRLKLLGACETCPQSFMTMRAGIQEAVKKAVPEIQSIVAINLTKPTTNFQS is encoded by the coding sequence ATGTCAGATTTTAATAAATACTCACAACTTTGGCAGGAAGTAGATCGGGCATTGGAAAGTATGCGCCCCTATCTGAAAAAAGATGGCGGCAATATTGAAATTGTTGAAATCACAGCTGATAAGGTAGTTCGCCTAAAATTGTTAGGCGCCTGTGAAACTTGCCCGCAAAGCTTTATGACAATGCGTGCTGGCATTCAGGAGGCTGTAAAAAAAGCAGTGCCTGAAATTCAATCCATTGTAGCAATTAACCTGACCAAACCCACTACAAACTTTCAATCGTAA
- a CDS encoding Mrp/NBP35 family ATP-binding protein, with protein sequence MMQEINKENLLKTLSRVEDPDFKKDLVSLKMIDDIEVEPGKISFTVVLTTMACPLKDKIKQDCVEAIKQDWGNDYNINISFDSRITSNRKEAKDMLPNVKNIIAVASGKGGVGKSTIAVNLAISMAKTGAKVGLIDADIYGPSIPLMMGLKGKRPKVQKIEDKHYILPIEQYGVKCLSIGFLIDEKQAVVWRGPMVSSALKQFVTDCIWGDLDYLILDLPPGTGDIHLTLVQTIPVTGAVIVTTPQEVAIADARKAIGMFQMPNINVPIIGIAENMSYFTPAELPDKKYYLFGKDGGRKTAEEYEVPFLGQIPIEEKLCEAGDQGKPSVLYGNEIVRKSFINLAANAERFIAIRNASLSATKAVEINQ encoded by the coding sequence ATGATGCAAGAAATAAATAAAGAAAACTTATTAAAAACACTGTCACGAGTAGAAGACCCCGACTTTAAAAAAGACCTGGTGAGCTTGAAAATGATAGATGATATTGAAGTTGAACCCGGAAAAATCTCTTTTACTGTAGTGCTAACTACTATGGCCTGTCCGCTAAAAGACAAGATCAAACAAGACTGCGTAGAAGCCATCAAGCAAGATTGGGGCAATGATTACAATATAAATATCAGTTTTGATTCAAGAATAACATCAAACAGGAAAGAAGCAAAAGATATGCTGCCAAATGTTAAAAACATTATAGCAGTAGCAAGTGGAAAAGGCGGTGTTGGCAAATCAACAATTGCTGTAAACCTGGCCATTAGCATGGCTAAAACAGGTGCCAAAGTAGGGCTCATTGATGCAGATATATACGGCCCTTCAATTCCGCTAATGATGGGATTAAAAGGCAAAAGACCCAAGGTTCAAAAAATTGAAGACAAACATTACATATTGCCCATAGAACAATACGGGGTAAAATGCCTTTCAATAGGATTTCTGATAGATGAAAAGCAAGCTGTAGTATGGCGTGGGCCAATGGTTTCTTCTGCACTGAAACAATTTGTTACCGATTGTATTTGGGGAGATCTGGATTACCTCATACTCGATCTGCCTCCCGGCACAGGTGATATTCACCTGACTTTGGTGCAAACAATCCCGGTTACCGGAGCCGTGATCGTTACTACCCCTCAAGAAGTAGCCATAGCAGATGCAAGAAAAGCGATTGGGATGTTTCAAATGCCCAATATTAATGTTCCAATAATTGGAATTGCAGAAAACATGTCGTACTTCACTCCTGCTGAGCTTCCCGATAAAAAATACTACCTCTTTGGTAAAGATGGTGGTCGCAAAACTGCAGAAGAATACGAGGTGCCTTTTCTGGGACAAATACCAATTGAAGAAAAATTATGCGAAGCAGGTGACCAGGGAAAACCAAGTGTTTTGTACGGGAACGAAATTGTACGGAAATCTTTTATTAACTTAGCAGCAAATGCTGAGCGATTCATAGCAATCAGAAACGCCTCACTTTCAGCCACTAAGGCTGTAGAAATAAATCAATAG